The Brassica napus cultivar Da-Ae chromosome C7, Da-Ae, whole genome shotgun sequence genome has a segment encoding these proteins:
- the LOC111198124 gene encoding calcium-dependent protein kinase 3-like — MGHRHSKSKSSGPPPSSSSSTNVVHHVQPSGGRRGSSGSGSAPVGSSSTGGSRSAASAQQNGRILGRPMENVRGTYDFGKELGRGQFGVTYLVTHKETKKLFACKSIPTRRLVHRDDIEDVRREVQIMHHLSGHRNIVDLKGAYEDRHSVNLIMELCEGGELFDRIIAKGHYTERAAADLCRQMVMVVHSCHSMGVMHRDLKPENFLFLSKDENSPLKATDFGLSVFFKPGDKFKDLVGSAYYVAPEVLKRNYGPEADIWSAGVILFILISGVPPFWGENETAIFDAILKGELDFSADPWPTVSAGAKDLVKRMLKYDPKDRLTASEVLNHPWIKEDGEASDKPLDNAVLSRMKQFRAMNKLKKMALKVIAENLSEEEIIGLKEMFKALDTDKNGIVTLEELRTGLPKLGNKISEAEIRQLMEAADMDGDGSIDYLEFISATMHMNRIEREDHLYTAFQYFDKDNSGYITMEELEQAMKKYNMGDDKSIKEIIAEVDTDRDGKINYEEFVAMMKKGNPELVTNRRRVNM; from the exons ATGGGACACAGACACAGCAAGTCCAAATCCTCCGGTCCGCCACcgtcctcctcttcctccaccAACGTCGTCCACCATGTCCAACCTTCCGGAGGGCGCCGCGGATCTTCCGGTTCTGGCTCCGCACCCGTCGGATCTTCCTCAACCGGCGGATCCCGCTCCGCCGCATCTGCTCAGCAGAACGGTCGGATCTTAGGCCGTCCGATGGAGAATGTCAGGGGAACGTACGACTTCGGCAAGGAGCTAGGTCGTGGCCAGTTCGGAGTCACGTATCTCGTCACTCACAAAGAGACCAAAAAACTCTTCGCCTGCAAGTCGATCCCCACGCGCCGCCTCGTCCACCGTGACGACATTGAAGACGTTCGCCGCGAAGTCCAGATTATGCACCATCTAAGTGGTCACAG GAACATAGTGGACTTGAAGGGAGCTTACGAGGACAGACACTCGGTGAATCTGATAATGGAGCTGTGCGAAGGAGGGGAGCTTTTCGACAGGATCATAGCTAAAGGCCATTACACGGAGAGAGCCGCTGCCGATTTGTGCAGGCAGATGGTGATGGTTGTGCATAGTTGCCACTCTATGGGTGTGATGCACCGAGATTTGAAGCCTGAGAACTTTCTCTTTCTCAGCAAAGATGAGAACTCTCCGTTGAAAGCTACAGACTTTGGTCTATCCGTCTTCTTTAAACCAG GAGATAAGTTTAAGGATCTTGTTGGGAGTGCATACTATGTGGCCCCGGAGGTTTTGAAACGGAACTATGGACCAGAGGCTGATATCTGGAGTGCCGGTGTGATTCTGTTCATCCTTATCAGCGGTGTCCCGCCGTTTTGGGGAG AAAATGAGACAGCGATCTTTGATGCTATTCTAAAAGGAGAGCTTGACTTCTCAGCTGATCCGTGGCCAACGGTGTCGGCTGGtgccaaagatcttgtgaagaGAATGTTGAAGTATGACCCTAAAGACCGGCTTACAGCTAGCGAAGTGTTGA ATCATCCGTGGATTAAAGAAGACGGAGAGGCGTCAGACAAACCGCTTGACAATGCTGTGTTGTCCAGGATGAAACAGTTCAGAGCGATGAACAAACTAAAGAAGATGGCACTCAAGGTCATAGCAGAGAACCTGTCTGAAGAAGAAATCATTGGTCTGAAAGAGATGTTCAAAGCTCTAGACACCGATAAAAACGGAATAGTCACCTTGGAGGAGTTGAGAACCGGTCTCCCAAAGCTTGGCAATAAGATCTCTGAGGCTGAAATAAGACAGTTAATGGAAGCA GCTGATATGGATGGAGATGGATCGATTGACTACTTGGAGTTTATATCAGCGACAATGCATATGAACAGAATCGAACGTGAGGATCACTTGTACACTGCTTTCCAGTACTTCGACAAGGACAACAGCGG GTACATAACAATGGAAGAGCTAGAGCAGGCCATGAAGAAATACAACATGGGTGATGACAAATCCATCAAAGAGATCATTGCTGAAGTTGACACCGATCGT GACGGGAAAATAAACTACGAAGAGTTCGTAGCGATGATGAAGAAGGGAAATCCAGAACTGGTGACGAACCGACGCAGAGTCAACATGTAA
- the LOC111207887 gene encoding reticulon-like protein B1, whose product MTDEHKHKHDEPVTASEPAVEVVERESLMDKISEKLHHGGDSSSSDDDDKNKSSDSSSSMKSKVYRLFGREKPVHKVLGGGKPADIFMWKNKKMSGGVLGGATAAWVLFELMEYHLLTLLCHVMIVVLAVLFLWSNATMFINKSPPKIPEVHIPEEPILQLASGLRVEINRGFSSLREIASGRDLKKFLTAIAGLWVVSILGGWFNFLTLAYIALVLLFTVPLAYDKFEDKVDPLGEKAMIEIKKQYAVLDEKVLSKIPLGPLKNKKKD is encoded by the exons ATGACGGAcgaacacaaacacaaacacgaCGAACCTGTAACCGCTTCGGAGCCAGCTGTTGAGGTTGTGGAGAGGGAATCGCTGATGGACAAGATCTCGGAGAAGCTCCACCACGGTGGCGATTCTTCGTCGTCAGATGACGACGACAAGAATAAGTCTTCCGACTCTTCGTCTTCAATGAAATCGAAAGTTTACCGCTTGTTCGGAAGGGAGAAGCCTGTCCACAAGGTCCTCGGCGGTGGAAAAC CGGCGGATATATTCATGTGGAAGAACAAGAAGATGTCTGGTGGTGTACTCGGCGGTGCTACAGCCGCTTGGGTTCTCTTTGAGTTGATGGAGTACCACCTTCTCACACTCCTCTGCCACGTCATGATTGTTGTGCTCGCTGTGTTGTTTCTCTGGTCTAATGCCACCATGTTTATCAACAA gtCTCCACCGAAGATTCCTGAAGTTCATATCCCTGAGGAGCCTATTCTCCAGCTTGCGTCTGGGCTTAGGGTTGAAATCAATAGAGGCTTCTCTTCTCTTCGTGAGATTGCATCTGGAAGGGATCTTAAGAAGTTTCTTACT GCTATTGCTGGCTTGTGGGTTGTGTCGATCTTGGGTGGCTGGTTCAATTTCTTGACATTGGCATACATAG CTCTTGTGCTGCTCTTCACGGTTCCTCTTGCCTACGACAAGTTCGAGGACAAAGTCGACCCGTTAGGTGAGAAAGCAATGATAGAGATCAAGAAGCAGTATGCAGTGTTGGACGAGAAGGTGTTGAGCAAGATCCCATTGGGCCCgttgaagaacaagaagaaagatTAG
- the LOC111207886 gene encoding 4-hydroxybenzoate polyprenyltransferase, mitochondrial gives MAFFVLSRVSRRLLKPTVSATLSVFHSQQHIYLSTPVTITHYINPLCKYTLWNHHNHQANRLVAGMWSSSLVLERGRQEMSGFGGVKEDSSWIDLYLPERARGYAKLARLDKPIGTWLLAWPCMWSIALAADPGSLPSFKMMGLFGCGAILLRGAGCTINDLLDQDIDTKVDRTRLRPIASGLLTPFQGLQFLVLQLLLGLGILLQLNNYSRLLGASSLFLVFSYPLMKRFTFWPQAFLGLTINWGALLGWAAVKGSVEPAVVLPLYLSGICWTLVYDTIYAHQDKEDDVKVGVKSTALRFGDNTKLWLTGFGTASMGLLALSGLSADLGWQYYASLVAASGQLGWQIGTADLSSRPDCSRKFVSNKWFGAIIFSGVVLGRSFQ, from the exons ATGGCGTTTTTTGTGCTGtcccgtgtttcaagacggttGTTGAAACCAACCGTCTCGGCAACTCTCTCTGTATTCCACTCTCAACAACATATATACTTGTCCACACCTGTTACTATTACACACTACATCAACCCTTTGTGTAAGTATACTCTGTGGAATCATCATAACCACCAAGCTAATAGATTGGTTGCTGGAATGTGGTCGTCGTCTTTGGTTTTGGAAAGGGGTCGTCAGGAGATGAGTGGTTTTGGTGGTGTTAAGGAAGATTCTTCTTGGATAGATTTGTATTTACCAGAAAGAGCTAGAGGTTATGCTAAGCTTGCTCGTTTGGATAAACCTATTGGCACTTGGTTGCTTGCTTGGCCTTGTATGTG GTCAATTGCGTTGGCTGCTGATCCTGGGAGCCTTCCTAGTTTTAAaatgatgggtttgtttggTTGCGGAGCTATACTTCTTAGAGGTGCTGGCTGTACTATAAATGATCTGCTTGATCAGGACATTGATACAAAG GTTGATCGTACAAGATTAAGACCTATAGCCAGTGGTCTTTTGACACCGTTCCAAGGGCTTCAATTTCTTGTGCTACAATTGCTTCTAGGCTTAGGGATTCTTCTCCAACTTAACAATTAcag CCGTCTGTTAGGGGCTTCATCATTGTTCCTTGTCTTCTCCTACCCGCTTATGAAGAGGTTTACATTTTGG CCTCAAGCATTTTTAGGATTGACAATAAACTGGGGAGCATTGTTAGGATGGGCTGCAGTTAAAGGAAGCGTAGAGCCAGCTGTTGTGCTCCCTCTGTATCTCTCTGGAATCTGCTGGACTCTTGTTTATGATACTATTTATGCACATCAG GACAAAGAAGATGATGTGAAGGTTGGTGTGAAGTCTACGGCTCTTAGGTTCGGTGATAACACAAAGCTTTGGCTAACTGGATTTGGCACAGCATCCATGGGGTTGCTTGCACTTTCTGGACTGAGTGCAGATCTCG GGTGGCAATACTACGCGTCACTGGTGGCTGCATCGGGACAGTTAGGATGGCAAATAGGGACAGCTGACTTATCATCTCGCCCTGACTGCAGTAGAAA ATTTGTGTCAAACAAGTGGTTTGGTGCTATTATATTTAGCGGAGTTGTACTTGGAAGATCTTTTCAAtag
- the LOC111207431 gene encoding cystine lyase CORI3-like, protein MENKCCGDWNFSGSHAAREASTAHLGFYTSKILAQCDFEKTIYPPLGEPALAHDVAENAVVQAVKNGRGNAYAPSIGLPAAKQAVAEYLNRDLPKKLAPEDVFMTVGCKQAIELAVDLLAKPKANVLIPSPGWPWEVARSIYKKLEIRKYTFHPEKNFEIDFESVRKHANENTFAIFIINPHNPNGNTYSRDHLEQLAYLAKELKIMVVSDEVFRWTVFGNNPFVPMATFSHIVPVMTLGSISKGWCLPGWRTGWLALHDLDGVFKCTEVVSAAKEFLGITSKPPTVIQEAIPTILDETPKSFFDTRQSFLRHKAELAYSRLDDIPSLKCDFIPEACTFLWTKLILHKFVDIKDDVDFCEKLAREENLVVLPGIAFGDLSGWVRHSIDMDTLTLDIAFDRLTDFCDRHSELPIPPPSPPPSPPPFTPHFPPYSPPHHPPHHPLPLPSPFPSPFPFP, encoded by the exons atggaaaacaAGTGTTGCGGTGACTGGAACTTCAGCGGCAGCCATGCGGCCAGGGAAGCCTCAACTGCCCACCTAGGCTTTTACACCTCTAAAATCTTGGCTCAGTGCGATTTTGAGAAGACCATTTATCCTCCTCTAGGTGAACCCGCTTTGGCTCACGATGTGGCTGAAAATGCGGTTGTTCAAGCCGTCAAGAACGGCAGAGGAAACGCTTATGCTCCTAGTATAGGCCTTCCAGCGGCCAAACa GGCCGTAGCAGAGTACCTAAACCGTGATCTTCCAAAGAAACTGGCACCAGAAGATGTGTTTATGACCGTTGGGTGCAAACAAGCCATCGAGCTTGCGGTTGACCTCTTGGCTAAACCAAAAGCCAACGTCCTGATTCCGAGCCCTGGCTGGCCATGGGAAGTAGCTCGATCCATCTACAAGAAACTTGAGATCCGCAAATATACGTTCCACCCCGAAAAGAACTTTGAGATCGACTTTGAAAGCGTCCGAAAGCATGCGAATGAGAACACGTTTGCAATATTTATAATCAATCCTCACAATCCCAATGGGAACACCTACTCCAGAGATCATCTGGAGCAG CTTGCTTACTTGGCCAAGGAACTCAAAATAATGGTGGTTTCTGACGAAGTTTTTCGATGGACTGTGTTTGGGAATAATCCCTTTGTTCCCATGGCGACTTTCTCGCATATTGTACCCGTGATGACACTTGGGTCCATATCGAAGGGATGGTGTCTCCCCGGATGGCGAACTGGCTGGCTCGCCCTGCACGACCTAGATGGTGTCTTTAAATGCACCGAG GTCGTGAGTGCTGCTAAAGAATTTCTTGGGATAACTTCTAAACCACCAACTGTTATCCAG GAGGCTATTCCTACCATCTTGGACGAGACTCCTAAAAGTTTCTTCGATACTAGGCAAAGCTTTCTGAGACACAAAGCGGAATTGGCTTATTCTAGGCTTGATGACATACCTTCCCTTAAATGCGATTTTATACCTGAAGCATGCACCTTCCTATGg ACCAAACTGATTTTACACAAGTTTGTAGACATTAAAGATGATGTAGACTTCTGTGAAAAGCTTGCTCGTGAAGAAAACCTTGTCGTTTTGCCAG GGATTGCTTTTGGTGATCTGAGTGGCTGGGTGAGGCATTCTATCGACATGGATACTCTTACTTTGGACATAGCCTTTGATAGATTGACGGACTTCTGTGACCGCCACTCGGAATTGCCCATTCCACCCCCTTCGCCACCCCCTTCTCCACCCCCCTTTACACCCCACTTTCCGCCCTACTCTCCACCCCACCATCCACCCCACCATCCACTCCCCCTTCCGTCCCCCTTTCCTTCCCCCTTTCCATTTCCATAG